A window from Solanum stenotomum isolate F172 chromosome 5, ASM1918654v1, whole genome shotgun sequence encodes these proteins:
- the LOC125866086 gene encoding non-structural maintenance of chromosomes element 4 homolog A-like → MVRAVKREPVNTPGNGAKTRRNGAAAAEAVAAAVAGPSNSNNNNSSVEEETIIGRRVLRSHYLNFKNRISDERDNISTVDSDRFKSIIEEAERLHQQVQKPREQVADAEALLDITNTLVTTVKAHSDGGVTPSDFVSCLLRDFCQEGGSSRRTEEDGNFVHWYNVGRVVSHVFRGAPGCCTMIGPMNTEIKQRYPVVRKKRVMPTESEHPEELDEPDGEGKTDTDKNMATMFQILRRHKNAKLENLILNRRSFAQTVENLFALSFLIKDGRADITVDDKGCHRVSPRNAPASNAVLSGEVSYNHFVFRFDFQDWKLMLASVAVGDELMPHRNEADIPATSQPASSTVDKEQAVSTTPIRKLSRNRGLVLQEQTVVEDSPESDNSARAAAIRKGKRKLTQD, encoded by the exons ATGGTTCGAGCTGTAAAACGCGAACCAGTTAATACCCCCGGTAATGGAGCCAAGACAAGGAGAAATGGTGCCGCAGCGGCAGAGGCAGTGGCGGCAGCAGTAGCAGGCCCTAGCAATAGCAACAACAATAACAGTTCGGTGGAGGAAGAGACTATAATAGGGCGAAGAGTTCTTCGTTCTCattatctcaattttaagaATCGGATTTCTG ATGAGAGAGATAATATATCAACAGTTGATTCAGATAGATTTAAGTCAATAATTGAGGAAGCTGAAAGGCTACATCAGCAAG tacAAAAACCTAGGGAACAGGTCGCCGATGCTGAAGCCTTGCTGGACATCACAAACACGTTGGTGACGACTGTAAAGGCACATAGTGATGGAGGCGTGACCCCTTCAGATTTTGTTAGTTGCTTACTTAGGGACTTTTGCCAAGAAGGTGGATCCAGCCGTAGGACAGAAGAGGATGGAAACTTTGTGCACTGGTACAATGTTGGTCGTGTAGTCTCTCATGTTTTCAGGGGTGCTCCTGGATGCTGCACTAT GATTGGACCTATGAATACTGAAATTAAGCAACGCTATCCTGTGGTTCGTAAAAAGCGTGTGATGCCAACAGAAAGTGAACACCCAGAGGAG CTAGATGAACCTGATGGTGAAGGCAAGACAGACACTGACAAGAATATGGCGACAATGTTCCAGATTCTAAGGAGGCATAAAAATGCCAAGCTTGAAAACTTAATCCTGAATAGAAGATCCTTTGCACAAACAGTTGAAAATTTGTTTGCCCTATCGTTTCTAATTAAAGATGGGCGGGCTGACATAACTGTTGACGACAAAGGCTGTCATAGGGTTT CACCAAGGAATGCACCTGCTTCTAATGCAGTCCTTTCTGGGGAGGTTTCTTATAACCACTTCGTCTTTAGATTTGACTTCCAGGATTGGAAG CTTATGTTAGCTTCTGTTGCTGTTGGAGATGAATTAATGCCACACAGAAATGAAGCGGATATACCAGCCACTTCTCAACCAGCATCAAGTACCGTAGATAAGGAACAAGCTGTTTCAACAACACCTATAAGGAAGTTATCTCGGAATCGTGGTCTGGTTTTGCAGGAGCAGACTGTAGTTGAAGACTCCCCAGAAAGTGACAATTCTGCAAGAGCTGCTGCCATTCGTAAAGGAAAACGAAAGCTCACACAAGACTAA
- the LOC125865498 gene encoding enoyl-[acyl-carrier-protein] reductase [NADH] 2, chloroplastic-like, giving the protein MAANTTPGLQIQATKQCISASQNISKMSTMSFSFGSKRKSFSDFRSSSHISLTKPIHSFKLAPIKFERMVTKAMSGASEKVPVSGLPIDLRGKRAFIAGIADDNGYGWAIAKSLAAAGAEILVGTWVPALNIFETSLRRGKFDQSRVLPDGSLMEIAKVYPLDAVFDSPEDVPEDVKTNKRYAGSSKWTVSEVAESVKQDFGTIDILVHSLANGPEVSKLLSETSRKGYLAAISASSYSFISLLKHFLPIMNPGGATISLTYIASERIIPGYGGGMSSAKAALESDTKVLAFEAGRKHKVRVNTISAGPLGSRAAKAIGFIDMMINYSLENAPLQKELYAEEVGNTAAFLASPLASAITGATVYVDNGLNAMGVGVDSPAFTGLDIPKDNKS; this is encoded by the exons ATGGCTGCAAACACAACTCCTGGCTTGCAAATACAAGCAACCAAACAATGCATTTCCGCATCTCAGAATATTTCGAAAATGAGCACTATGAGTTTCAGTTTTGgaagtaaaagaaaatcttTTAGTGATTTTAGAAGTTCATCACATATCTCGCTCACGAAGCCAATCCATAGCTTCAAATTGGCTCCTATAAAATTTGAAAGGATGGTTACAAAAGCAATGTCTGGAGCTAGTGAAAAAGTGCCAGTTTCAGGGTTGCCTATTGATCTGAGAG GTAAGAGGGCATTTATTGCTGGCATAGCAGATGACAATGGGTATGGATGGGCAATAGCAAAGTCTCTTGCTGCTGCAGGGGCTGAAATTCTTGTTGGTACATGGGTGCCT GCGCTCAACATTTTCGAGACCAGTCTGCGCCGTGGGAAATTTGACCAATCACGAGT GTTGCCTGATGGTTCATTGATGGAAATTGCAAAAGTCTACCCATTGGATGCAGTTTTTGACAGTCCAGAAGATGTTCCCGAGGAT GTGAAAACAAACAAACGTTACGCCGGATCCTCAAAGTGGACTGTCTCG GAAGTTGCTGAATCTGTAAAACAAGATTTTGGCACTATTGACATCCTTGTACATTCACTTGCAAATGGTCCAGAG GTTAGCAAACTTCTATCGGAGACATCAAGAAAAGGATACCTTGCAGCTATATCTGCCTCCAGTTATTCCTTTATATCTCTACTAAAGCATTTTCTTCCCATAATGAATCCAG GCGGTGCCACAATCTCTCTAACGTACATTGCTTCTGAAAGGATTATCCCTGG ATATGGAGGCGGTATGAGTTCGGCAAAAGCTGCTTTGGAGAGTGACACAAAA GTCCTGGCGTTTGAAGCTGGAAGAAAGCACAAAGTCAGAGTCAACACGATATCTGCAG GTCCACTGGGAAGTCGTGCAGCAAAAGCTATTGGCTTTATCGACATGATGATAAATTACTCACTGGAGAATGCTCCTTTGCAAAAGGAGTTATATGCTG AGGAGGTCGGGAACACTGCTGCTTTTCTGGCATCTCCTTTGGCTTCAGCGATTACTGGTGCCACTGTGTATGTCGACAATGGTCTGAATGCGATGGGAGTTGGAGTTGACAGCCCAGCTTTCACAGGTCTCGACATCCCAAAAGATAATAAGAGCTAG
- the LOC125865812 gene encoding zinc finger CCCH domain-containing protein 14-like has protein sequence MDFRKRSRNEAGSNFNGGLKKSKPEMDSLSGGIGSKTKPCTKFFSTAGCPFGESCHFLHHVPGGYNAVAQMMNLGSAPPPSRNVAAPPMSNGNAPAVKTKLCNKFNTAEGCKFGDTCNFAHGEWQIGKPIMPSQEDPRAMGVGPAPSRFGGRTEPPVSGPAASFGTTATAKISVDSSLAGAIIGKGGVNSKQICRQTGAKLAIREHETDTNLRNIELEGTFEQISQASAMVRELINSLGPVGGPGRAPSGHGRGPAGPGGPAPPMSNYKTKLCENFAKGSCTFGDRCHFAHGDAEMRKTGA, from the exons ATGGATTTCCGGAAGAGAAGCAGAAATGAAGCTGGTTCGAACTTCAATGGAGGTTTGAAGAAATCAAAGCCAG AAATGGACTCCTTATCAGGTGGTATAGGAAGTAAAACGAAGCCATGCACGAAGTTTTTCAG CACTGCTGGCTGCCCATTCGGTGAGAGCTGTCATTTCCTTCATCACGTCCCTGGTGGCTATAATGCTGTGGCCCAGATGATGAACTTAGGATCAGCGCCACCACCATCAAGAAATGTGGCTGCACCACCCATGTCCAATGGAAATGCTCCTGCTGTGAAAACCAAACTTTGCAACAAATTCAACACTGCCGAGGGATGCAAATTTGGAGACACATGCAATTTTGCCCACGGGGAATGGCAAATTGGCAAGCCGATTATGCCATCACAGGAAGATCCACGTGCCATGGGGGTTGGACCTGCTCCTAGTCGTTTTGGTGGGCGAACAGAGCCTCCTGTTTCTGGACCTGCTGCTAGCTTTGGTACCACGGCAACTGCAAAGATCAGTGTGGATTCTTCTCTCGCTGGAGCAATCATTGGGAAGGGTGGTGTGAACTCTAAGCAGATTTGTCGACAGACGGGAGCAAAGCTGGCAATCCGGGAGCATGAAACAGACACTAATCTCAGAAACATTGAACTGGAGGGTACCTTTGAACAAATTTCTCAGGCTAGTGCTATGGTAAGAGAGTTGATCAACAGCCTTGGTCCAGTAGGTGGCCCTGGGAGAGCTCCTTCAGGTCATGGAAGAGGTCCGGCTGGTCCTGGTGGCCCCGCCCCTCCTATGAGCAATTACAAGACGAAGCTCTGTGAGAATTTTGCTAAAGGGTCTTGCACTTTCGGGGATAGGTGCCACTTTGCCCATGGGGATGCTGAAATGCGCAAAACAGGAGCGTGA
- the LOC125865760 gene encoding late embryogenesis abundant protein 46-like, whose amino-acid sequence MQSLKEKASNVAASAKSGMEKTKATVQEKVEKMKAHDPTEKAMATEKKDERIYEAEMNKQVTQDRNAALHHGAGTGTGRPHYSNATTGSTGHPHNS is encoded by the exons ATGCAGTCATTGAAGGAAAAAGCATCAAATGTTGCCGCTTCGGCAAAATCTGGCATGGAAAAGACTAAAGCTACTGTCCAAGAAAAG gtgGAGAAGATGAAAGCTCATGATCCAACAGAGAAAGCGATGGCAACAGAGAAGAAAGATGAAAGGATCTATGAAGCAGAGATGAACAAGCAAGTAACTCAAGACCGCAATGCAGCTCTCCACCATGGCGCAGGCACGGGTACCGGGAGGCCACATTATTCAAACGCAACCACGGGTTCCACTGGACACCCTCATAACAGCTAA
- the LOC125865575 gene encoding protein LE25: MQTGKDAASAAKAGMEKTKANLQEKGEKMTTRDPLKKEMATEKKEDRVAAAEMEKRDAKAQHAAAKQGGATTGTGTGTGYGATTGDHTTF, from the exons ATGCAGACAGGAAAGGACGCAGCATCTGCAGCCAAAGCTGGCATGGAGAAGACTAAAGCCAATCTTCAAGAGAAG GGTGAGAAGATGACAACGAGGGATCCATTGAAGAAAGAGATGGCAACGGAGAAGAAAGAGGATAGGGTTGCAGCGGCGGAGATGGAGAAGAGAGATGCTAAAGCACAGCATGCAGCTGCAAAACAAGGAGGAGCTACAACTGGAACTGGAACTGGAACTGGTTATGGTGCCACCACTGGCGATCATACCactttttag
- the LOC125865611 gene encoding late embryogenesis abundant protein 46-like, with translation MEAAKKTAANVAASAKSGMEKTKAVVTEKAEKLTTSDPVQRQMATEKKEQRIHEAEMDKLAAQEQNAASKQAAATGGTTAYTATGGGGVGLGHTTTGTHGMTAGHTGLGHTTGTHGTTTGHTGLGHTTGTHGITPGHAGLGHMTTGAHGTTTGHTGLGHTTGTHGITPGHTGLGHTVGTHGITSGHTGLGHTTGTHDITPGQTTGVTGTHGTTAGHATGVMPGGLAAEHQTGTTTGVVGSEYPPGTTTGSGRATVQGPNTGGSSTTDSAF, from the exons aTGGAAGCAGCAAAGAAAACCGCAGCTAATGTTGCAGCTTCAGCTAAGTCTGGCATGGAAAAAACAAAGGCAGTTGTTACAGAGAAG GCGGAGAAATTGACAACAAGTGATCCAGTGCAAAGACAAATGGCGACGGAGAAAAAGGAGCAGAGAATCCATGAAGCGGAGATGGATAAGCTAGCGGCGCAGGAGCAGAACGCGGCCTCAAAACAAGCGGCTGCCACTGGAGGAACTACTGCGTATACTGCTACTGGTGGTGGTGGTGTGGGTCTCGGTCACACCACCACCGGTACACATGGCATGACCGCAGGTCATACTGGTCTTGGTCACACCACTGGGACACATGGCACTACCACGGGTCATACTGGTCTCGGTCATACCACCGGTACACATGGCATCACTCCAGGTCATGCCGGTCTCGGTCACATGACCACTGGGGCACATGGCACTACCACCGGTCACACCGGTCTTGGTCACACCACTGGTACACATGGCATAACTCCAGGTCATACTGGCCTCGGTCACACCGTTGGGACACATGGCATCACATCAGGTCATACTGGTCTCGGTCACACCACTGGAACACATGACATTACACCAGGTCAAACCACTGGTGTGACCGGGACACATGGCACTACCGCAGGGCATGCTACTGGTGTGATGCCGGGAGGCCTGGCAGCTGAGCACCAAACCGGGACCACAACGGGCGTGGTAGGGAGCGAGTATCCACCGGGGACAACCACAGGAAGCGGAAGAGCTACGGTTCAAGGCCCTAATACTGGTGGATCATCTACCACTGATTCTGCCTTTTAA
- the LOC125864699 gene encoding uncharacterized protein LOC125864699, with protein MSCLALSLQPTNGPDILLQTREWFPPSRALMALSAFRQTRLAFSKQPQQTTADSYPSDPSMSLGDDPLAASSGQVIVGVESRYRVVYRLVNSIYVLAITTADDNDKDMVVNNVFECISIVNQAVSVVVTACRGVDVTPEKLAKKYAEIYMALDIVLRGVSNIRLAAMLASMHGESIAKMVHSAVHTENKIRGGDSWVNVEAHSLEQEGGLETFSKALFELPQETLEAGDEVAATLAITGGEKEEEKIEEIEVEQDPFAASDKINQPESLMGGFKKDKANESSDVAKALAGLDVTTLPPAAASQSTHIGVEGFEGEYGGIEFSNEGSTLREDFEGINDAWGGGLDASEYVGTKKVKKDQGLGGLELLATSEPPKAAAGATAEGAGKNLEDILVKKMNGPEMFITEEISAEFRESLLARVGLMGIVYLRTLPPKSSDDNETEFSFKVEDTAAVKRFVMQNSRVSSLGNGLFHVKTAPSNEPIPIIKYSLLPRLTPLPLRIRLVKRLSGTLLSVMLQYVANPDIPVPLTNVTFVLKLPVDPTLLKVSPKAVLNRSERELKWHVDEIPLKGHPGKLKARFPIDINDDDEAVELELFGYVKFSSQGTRSLSGISLQPALEGKTDFYEVDHRYSSGVYTCN; from the coding sequence ATGTCTTGTTTGGCACTTTCTCTGCAACCCACTAATGGACCTGATATCTTACTCCAAACCCGTGAATGGTTTCCACCATCTCGAGCCCTAATGGCACTTTCAGCTTTTCGCCAGACGCGTCTTGCATTTTCCAAACAACCACAACAAACTACCGCTGACTCATATCCTTCCGATCCTTCTATGTCACTTGGTGATGACCCACTTGCTGCTTCTTCGGGTCAAGTTATTGTTGGGGTTGAATCGAGGTATCGGGTTGTGTATCGTCTTGTGAACTCGATTTATGTGCTTGCTATTACTACTGCTGATGATAATGATAAAGATATGGTTGTTAATAATGTGTTTGAGTGCATTAGTATTGTGAATCAAGCTGTTTCTGTGGTGGTTACTGCGTGTCGTGGTGTAGATGTGACACCGGAGAAGTTAGCTAAGAAATACGCGGAGATTTATATGGCGTTGGATATTGTGTTGAGAGGGGTGAGTAATATTAGGTTGGCGGCTATGTTGGCGTCTATGCACGGGGAGAGTATAGCGAAGATGGTGCATTCAGCTGTTCATACGGAGAATAAGATTAGGGGAGGTGATAGTTGGGTGAATGTGGAGGCGCATTCGTTGGAACAAGAAGGTGGATTGGAGACATTCTCGAAAGCGTTGTTTGAGTTGCCTCAGGAAACGTTGGAGGCGGGAGATGAAGTGGCAGCCACGTTGGCGATTACGGGTGGAGAAAAGGAGGAGGAGAAAATTGAGGAGATTGAGGTGGAGCAGGATCCATTTGCAGCAAGTGATAAGATTAATCAGCCAGAGTCCTTGATGGGTGGTTTTAAGAAGGACAAGGCTAATGAGAGTTCAGATGTCGCAAAGGCATTGGCAGGGCTTGACGTGACTACCCTGCCACCTGCTGCAGCTAGCCAGTCAACTCACATCGGTGTGGAAGGGTTTGAAGGAGAGTATGGAGGGATAGAGTTTAGTAATGAAGGATCAACACTGCGAGAAGATTTTGAAGGCATCAATGATGCCTGGGGTGGTGGATTAGATGCTTCTGAGTATGTGGGTACGAAAAAGGTGAAGAAAGATCAGGGTCTTGGTGGGCTTGAATTACTGGCGACTAGTGAACCACCAAAAGCTGCAGCTGGAGCCACTGCTGAGGGTGCTGGGAAGAATCTTGAGGATATTTTGGTGAAGAAAATGAATGGTCCAGAAATGTTTATTACTGAGGAGATCAGTGCCGAGTTCAGAGAATCATTGCTTGCTAGAGTTGGTTTGATGGGCATTGTTTACTTAAGAACCCTGCCGCCAAAGTCTTCCGATGATAACGAAACTGAGTTTTCTTTCAAGGTTGAAGACACTGCTGCTGTTAAAAGGTTTGTCATGCAAAATTCTCGTGTGAGCAGCCTTGGGAATGGTCTGTTTCATGTGAAGACAGCACCATCAAATGAGCCTATACCAATTATCAAGTACAGTTTGCTACCACGTTTAACTCCGCTGCCTTTGAGGATTCGACTTGTTAAGCGTCTTAGTGGGACATTACTTTCTGTAATGCTGCAGTACGTTGCAAATCCTGATATTCCAGTTCCATTAACCAATGTGACCTTTGTCTTGAAATTGCCAGTGGACCCAACATTATTGAAAGTTTCACCTAAAGCTGTGTTGAACCGCTCTGAGAGAGAACTGAAATGGCATGTTGATGAGATTCCGCTCAAGGGTCATCCTGGCAAATTGAAGGCGAGGTTCCCCATTGAtattaatgatgatgatgaggcgGTAGAGCTAGAGCTTTTTGGTTATGTAAAGTTTTCATCCCAAGGAACTAGATCTTTGTCTGGCATTTCTCTGCAGCCGGCTTTAGAGGGCAAGACTGATTTTTATGAGGTTGATCACAGGTATTCAAGTGGAGTTTACACATGCAACTAA
- the LOC125866323 gene encoding probable protein phosphatase 2C 43, whose translation MFRWLERIVLACCEPLSRYLPSSRGEDYPLIWYKDLEKHSCGKFSCAMVQGNPVCEDYSHVEPGRQGTFVGIYDGHGGPQASRFACDHLSRHLIRFARARGTIDEEVLNNAVAATEEAFLDYVRERFEADPLIASKGSCCLVGVIWNGTLYVANLGDSRAVLGHNHIERPDRIVALQLTHDHNASNVAVRNELNASHQDDPNIVVYVNEAWRVRGIIQITRALGDAYLKHQEFALGTNFPRFHLKVPITQPVVRADPEVFSRNLQPVDRFVIFASDGLWDLLTNEKAVEIVNTYPKKGIARRLLVSALDEAARRVKIKYDELKKVGINERRTFHDDITVVVIFIDHNMLNRELSVPGMSVRGFVDAAPRRSNFNIVQQQPGSEEELDDMP comes from the exons ATGTTTCGTTGGCTGGAAAGGATTGTATTAGCTTGTTGCGAACCTTTAAGTCGATATCTCCCTTCAAGCAGGGGTGAAGATTACCCATTGATATGGTATAAAGACCTTGAGAAACATTCATGTGGGAAGTTCTCTTGTGCTATGGTACAGGGTAATCCAGTATGTGAAGATTATAGCCACGTTGAACCAGGTCGTCAAGGTACCTTTGTTGGGATTTATGATGGCCATGGTGGCCCTCAAGCTTCAAGATTTGCCTGTGATCACCTTAGCCGCCATTTAATAA GGTTTGCTCGAGCAAGGGGAACAATAGATGAAGAAGTCCTTAATAATGCCGTCGCTGCAACTGAAGAAGCCTTCCTTGATTATGTGAGGGAGAGATTTGAAGCTGACCCATTGATTGCGTCAAAGGGGTCCTGCTGTCTGGTTGGTGTTATCTGGAATGGGACATTATATGTTGCTAACCTGGGGGACTCTAGAGCAGTATTAGGTCATAATCATATAGAAAGACCCGATAGGATTGTTGCTCTGCAATTGACTCATGATCATAATGCCAGTAACGTCGCGGTCAGGAATGAACTGAATGCTTCGCACCAAGACGATCCAAACATTGTGGTTTATGTCAATGAAGCATGGCGTGTTAGAGGCATTATACAG ATAACTAGAGCACTTGGAGATGCATATCTGAAGCACCAAGAATTTGCTCTTGGTACAAATTTCCCAAGATTCCACCTTAAAGTACCTATTACGCAGCCAGTAGTAAGAGCTGATCCAGAAGTATTTTCAAGAAACTTACAACCAGTTGATAGATTTGTTATATTTGCTTCTGATGGGCTGTGGGATCTCTTAACCAATGAAAAGGCTGTAGAAATTGTGAATACCTACCCTAAAAAG GGCATAGCTAGAAGACTACTTGTATCAGCCCTGGATGAGGCGGCAAGACGTGTAAAGATCAAGTATGATGAACTTAAGAAGGTTGGCATAAATGAGAGGAGGACCTTTCATGATGATATAACAGTGGTGGTCATCTTTATAGATCACAACATGCTGAATAGAGAATTATCTGTGCCTGGAATGTCAGTTCGAGGATTTGTAGACGCTGCTCCTCGACGATCAAATTTCAATATTGTTCAGCAACAGCCTGGCAGTGAGGAAGAACTCGATGACATGCCATAA
- the LOC125866321 gene encoding probable protein phosphatase 2C 43, whose protein sequence is MFHWLKRIVLVCCRPLTRYVGLSSGEDGVLGGEDLPALWHRDLEKHSCGEFSFAVVQANQVCEDYGHVEPGREGTFVGVYDGHGGHDASRFACDNLSRHLITLAREKGTIDEEVLNNAFAATEDGFLSIVEREFHVDPGIASTGCCCLVGVIWKRTLYVANLGDCRAVLGHIGRFNRIVAEQLTNDHNVRIKEVRDELRALHPDNPNIVSRVGSSWCVKGIIKVTRAIGDAFLKKPEFALGTIPLRRPVLRADPSVSSRNLQAVDKFVIFASAGLWDLLSNEEVVQIVHTYPRQGIARRLVLSAMNVAARARKKYDEIMNYDKGIRRALHDDITVMVIFIDHEMLNDELTVPGMSVRGFVDTHQPSHFNIEQEVATESELTETECTETEPTETERTETEPTETEPTETELTETEPTETEPTESEPTETEPTETEVTETEPTETEPTVTV, encoded by the exons ATGTTTCATTGGCTGAAAAGGATTGTATTAGTTTGTTGCCGACCTTTAACTCGATATGTCGGTTTGAGCAGCGGTGAAGATGGTGTTCTGGGAGGTGAAGATTTGCCAGCTCTATGGCATAGAGACCTTGAGAAACATTCATGTGGGGAGTTCTCTTTTGCTGTGGTACAGGCTAATCAAGTATGTGAAGATTATGGCCATGTTGAACCAGGTCGTGAAGGTACCTTTGTTGGGGTTTATGATGGCCATGGTGGCCATGATGCTTCAAGATTTGCCTGTGATAACCTTAGCCGACATTTAATAA CGCTTGCTCGAGAAAAGGGAACAATAGATGAAGAAGTCCTTAATAATGCCTTCGCTGCAACTGAAGACGGCTTCCTTTCTATTGTGGAAAGGGAATTTCATGTTGATCCAGGAATTGCGTCAACGGGGTGCTGCTGTCTGGTTGGTGTTATCTGGAAAAGGACATTATATGTTGCTAACCTGGGGGACTGTAGAGCAGTATTAGGTCATATAGGAAGATTCAATAGGATTGTTGCTGAGCAATTGACTAATGATCATAATGTCAGGATCAAGGAGGTCAGGGATGAACTGAGAGCTCTGCACCCAGACAATCCAAACATTGTGTCTCGTGTCGGAAGCTCATGGTGTGTTAAAGGCATTATAAAG GTAACTAGAGCAATTGGAGATGCATTTCTGAAGAAGCCAGAATTTGCTCTTGGTACAATTCCTCTTAGGCGGCCAGTACTAAGAGCTGATCCATCTGTCTCTTCAAGAAACTTACAAGCAGTTgataaatttgttatatttgCTTCTGCTGGGCTGTGGGATCTCTTAAGCAATGAAGAGGTTGTACAAATTGTGCATACCTACCCTAGACAG GGCATAGCTAGAAGACTTGTTCTATCAGCCATGAATGTGGCGGCACGTGCAAGAAAGAAGTACGAcgaaattatgaattatgacaaAGGTATCAGGAGGGCCCTTCATGATGATATAACAGTCATGGTCATCTTTATAGATCACGAGATGCTGAATGACGAATTAACTGTGCCTGGAATGTCAGTTCGAGGATTTGTAGACACTCATCAACCATCACATTTCAATATTGAGCAAGAGGTTGCTACAGAGTCCGAACTCACAGAGACCGAGTGCACAGAGACTGAACCCACAGAGACCGAGCGCACAGAGACTGAACCCACAGAGACCGAACCCACAGAGACCGAACTCACAGAGACTGAACCCACAGAGACCGAACCCACAGAGTCCGAACCCACAGAGACTGAACCCACAGAGACTGAAGTCACAGAGACCGAACCCACAGAGACCGAACCCACAGTGACAGTATAA